A part of Aegilops tauschii subsp. strangulata cultivar AL8/78 chromosome 2, Aet v6.0, whole genome shotgun sequence genomic DNA contains:
- the LOC141041306 gene encoding F-box/LRR-repeat protein At4g14103-like — MASPSLSPSARAPRDRLSDLPDFLLGNILSYLPTKEAGCAAGLSRRWRNIFCNVHAISFEEREGERAKDWDTFYYEAEERKSCSGVILDDVCSALLCRRRTAGAHVPLRSFRFAFDDCHHWNAVHVDQWLTYVLRTNRHHELHLDLCFWLGPICRRRKRDRYGGEEEEEVGSGTDNSDAEEERRKWRPWSYVLPRGLFSCTAIRTLRISNCRMNLPKTVELPFLETLSITAPRRDGGRSVQRLISSCLRLVDLTLQSIDRLTTVSVLDKRLRRLAIRCCHSLRTVHIDASELRSLDYSGAAPAESLLSLHGAAGIPSCTVNFCQAPSSESERDRFTRFMEKISAARNLHLHHQHLPYSCFEGFPSFSSLTRLALQGALLIPGAMRRVLEQAPNLEILTLLMEFSTVPERLTAPDESSFSVPCLRSRVKEINMVHYQGDALQRMMARLLFRNALVLERMCVVLVKGPFALQYGLKKEIEGWMVAGHVEKVFL, encoded by the coding sequence ATGGCATCGCcgtcgctgtcgccgtcggcgcgCGCGCCGAGGGATCGCCTGAGCGACCTCCCGGACTTCTTGCTCGGCAACATCCTCTCCTACCTCCCCACCAAGGAGGCCGGCTGCGCGGCGGGGCTGTCCCGCCGGTGGCGCAACATCTTCTGCAACGTGCACGCCATCTCGTTCGAGGAGCGCGAGGGCGAGAGGGCCAAGGACTGGGACACCTTCTACTACGAGGCCGAGGAGAGGAAGAGCTGCAGCGGCGTGATCCTCGACGACGTCTGCTCCGCGCTCCTCTGCCGCCGCCGCACCGCCGGCGCCCACGTGCCGCTGCGCAGCTTCCGCTTCGCCTTCGACGACTGCCACCACTGGAACGCCGTGCACGTCGACCAGTGGCTCACCTACGTGCTGCGGACCAACCGCCATCACGAGCTCCACCTCGACCTCTGCTTCTGGCTCGGCCCCATCTGCCGGCGCCGCAAGCGTGATCGCTACGggggcgaggaagaagaagaggtgggCAGCGGCACCGACAACTCGGACGCCGAGGAGGAACGGAGGAAGTGGAGACCGTGGTCCTATGTCCTCCCACGAGGGCTCTTCTCGTGCACCGCCATACGGACGCTGCGCATCAGCAACTGCCGGATGAATCTGCCCAAGACCGTCGAGCTGCCGTTCCTCGAGACGCTGAGCATCACCGCCCCGCGCCGCGACGGCGGGAGAAGCGTCCAGCGGCTGATCTCGAGCTGCCTCCGCCTCGTCGACCTGACGCTGCAGTCCATCGACCGCCTCACCACCGTCTCCGTCCTCGACAAGCGCCTCCGCCGGCTCGCCATCCGCTGCTGCCACAGCCTGAGGACCGTCCACATCGACGCGTCGGAGCTGAGGTCGCTGGACTACTCCGGCGCGGCGCCCGCAGAGTCGCTGCTCTCCCTGCACGGCGCAGCAGGGATCCCATCCTGCACCGTCAACTTCTGCCAAGCACCGTCCTCTGAGTCAGAGCGCGACAGGTTCACGAGGTTCATGGAGAAGATCTCTGCCGCGAGGAACCTGCACCTGCACCACCAACACTTGCCCTACAGCTGCTTCGAGGGCTTCCCCTCCTTCTCCAGCCTGACGCGGCTGGCGCTGCAAGGTGCTCTACTGATCCCCGGCGCGATGCGCCGGGTCCTGGAGCAGGCGCCCAACCTGGAGATCCTCACGCTGCTCATGGAGTTCTCCACGGTTCCCGAAAGGCTCACGGCCCCCGACGAGTCGAGCTTCTCGGTGCCGTGCTTGCGGAGCCGGGTGAAGGAGATCAACATGGTTCATTACCAGGGTGATGCGCTGCAGAGGATGATGGCCAGGCTCTTGTTCCGGAACGCGCTGGTCCTCGAGAGGATGTGCGTCGTGCTCGTCAAGGGGCCGTTCGCGTTGCAGTATGGGCTCAAGAAGGAGATCGAAGGCTGGATGGTGGCCGGCCACGTCGAGAAGGTTTTCCTTTGA
- the LOC109750698 gene encoding putative F-box/FBD/LRR-repeat protein At5g22670 yields MASDDLISASKMASGGDRLSALPDKALVRVLSHLVTDEAVRTSALSSRWRYVHEGVPVVHLVDTKTGGRADRMADLKVCFDHQVACAILGKGAETPIRVLRLGGVLHVPYDLLDQWIATAVASGVEDLDIDLRYDEAAPGPLCPFRRSPDQDDSWMYTVTPRQTFRCRTLRRLRLSCWALDLPGSVDMASLETLHLDRVTARDGLLQQLLSSCPRLADLRSARASRSSR; encoded by the coding sequence ATGGCATCCGATGATCTGATCTCGGCGTCGAAGATGGCATCGGGAGGAGACCGGCTGAGCGCTCTGCCCGACAAGGCGCTCGTGCGCGTCCTCTCCCACCTCGTGACCGACGAGGCCGTGCGCACCAGCGCGCTCTCCAGCCGGTGGCGCTACGTCCACGAGGGCGTCCCCGTCGTCCACCTCGTCGACACCAAGACAGGCGGGCGGGCCGACCGCATGGCCGACCTCAAGGTCTGCTTCGACCACCAGGTGGCGTGCGCGATCCTCGGCAAGGGGGCGGAGACGCCGATCCGCGTCCTCCGTCTCGGCGGCGTCCTACACGTCCCGTACGACCTGCTCGACCAGTGGATCGCCACCGCCGTCGCCTCCGGCGTCGAGGACCTCGACATCGATCTCAGGTACGACGAGGCCGCCCCGGGCCCGCTCTGCCCGTTCCGCCGATCGCCGGACCAAGACGATTCCTGGATGTACACCGTAACGCCGCGCCAAACCTTCCGCTGCCGCACGCTCCGCCGCCTGCGCCTGTCGTGCTGGGCGCTCGACCTGCCGGGCAGCGTGGACATGGCGTCGCTGGAGACGCTCCACCTCGACAGGGTCACGGCCCGAGACGGGCTGCTGCAGCAGCTGCTCTCGAGCTGCCCGCGCCTCGCCGACCTGAGGAGTGCGCGAGCGTCAAGGAGCTCGCGGTGA